The sequence TCCATTCAAGAATTTGTCATTTGCTTCCATTTTCTCAAATCTTAGGATTGTATATAACAACATATACAATATAATAATAACCAATTCTACTGAAGAATTATAATAAGCTTCCAAGTTTCTAATAATAACTAATgaccaattttaaaattttccagGCAAtgataaattaaagaaagaaataaactaagaaatattCCTATGGATTCTCAAAAGAACTAATGGAAGgggagaaaaatacaaaatagaaCACTAGAAATAGAAATAGAGATAGAGAAAGAGATTACCTGATTGGTAGAAATCAAATACAAGTGAAAAACTGTGAGTCCACCCACAAACCAAATGGCTATGAAGCAATATACAATGAGAGCAACTGATATGAAATCATGTGACATGGCGAACCACAAGCTACCCTTTTGCCGAACAAGGTTAACCCAAGAAAATGAAAAAACATACAAACACAACAAAGTTGATGATGATATGAACAATATGAAGAATGGATAGTTGCGCTGCAAAAACATCAATATGAGTAAAATTATTAGGTTCTACTAAAGGAAGTTGGGAAAAGATAAAGGTAGTGGATTGAAAATACAGAGTAAAGTTAAGTTAAGCAATATGGCAAAAATTAGCACTTGTCTTTCCAAATTATGATGTAgtgtgaaaagaaaataaaatgatgcaAGAAAAAAAGTCTACCAAGCCAACAAAAGTATTGCGAAAGGTATCGAAATAAAGCTTTAACAAAGGATGAGTCAAGTGATATAGTATTGAATCTTGCATCAAAATAAAGCTTTCTTAAAGGATGGATCAATTGGTATAACATAGAATCATGTATTAACCTTGCAAATCAgataatttcttcttcttttttctacaTGTACATATTTATGGATACTATTAGAAATGAAAAACTTGGCTTCTTTTTAAGAGGTATTTGCATTTTCCATTTAGATGGATGCTTTCTTAAATCATATGACCAAAATTAGTGATGTTAGAGTCACTTTGTGCTTGAACTATTGTGCATATTTTTTAGTAGAATAATATTTTGTCTACTAATCAGCACCAAACTCAACATCTctcataaatatatataacaccTTTTTATCTCAACAATATTATCATCAAACTCAACATCTctcataaatatatataacaccTTTTCATTTCAACAATACACTTGACAATGACATATATTGTCCTATTCTATGTTTTAACCTAATATATGTTCAAATATTATTCCTCTTTGCAGCATTTGAAATTCAAACTAAATTAACTTACtacaaatttattaatttaccTTATTTACCGATGAAAGTAAAAGGAGAGACATTAATTTTCCTAAATAAATAGTGAAAATTTTCTTGATTTCTATGAGATGGTGTGGACAACTTACTAATCCAATACATTGACCAACCCAGGGACAATGATGATCAAACTTCTGCACACAATTGTTGCAAATAGAACAATGGGAAGCACGTGGCGGACGATACAATAGGCATGTGTCACAAAATTTCACCTTTACCGTCATGCCATTTACTTTAACATCCTTAATTCTGGGTATTTTCA is a genomic window of Arachis ipaensis cultivar K30076 chromosome B06, Araip1.1, whole genome shotgun sequence containing:
- the LOC107647142 gene encoding probable protein S-acyltransferase 3, whose translation is MLVALKHGHPIASQPILIGAAVLTILDFIFLFLTSGRDPGIIPRNSRPPEDEAFDLSTPYLDWMSNKTPNVKIPRIKDVKVNGMTVKRNYPFFILFISSSTLLCLYVFSFSWVNLVRQKGSLWFAMSHDFISVALIVYCFIAIWFVGGLTVFHLYLISTNQLGKSKSIFGV